The stretch of DNA GCCACCACCGTTCTTTTCATCTTGATTTGGCTTCCCACTTTGGGTCTGGCTTTCCCACCAGCGACTCCACCACTCCCATCGCGGCCGATCTTTTTCAGTATTCCCACAATTCCTGCAGCAGCCAATCTGGCGGCTCTGCAGGTCACTATATCGCATACCTTTACAATAAGCTTGCGAATGTTAAGGGGAACATCAGGGATCTGAAAGGCAAAGCAGTTGGGATCTTTTCAGTAAGATGCaagtaaaatgaaaataaagagtGGGTAGGTATTCAACCTCCAAGATGTCTTTTAAGACTCTGGATACCTCCCTTAAGTCAGGGGATTCATCATCGTGCATGGCAGCCATTAAAGGAGTCCTGGAATAGTTTAGGAGTGGATAAAAgaataaatatgaaaaagaGAAACCATAATACCAGGTTAAAACATAAATACGTAAAATGATAATAACAGGTTAAAACAGAAAAATGAATTTGAATACTGAGACCAAATGCGCCAAGAATTAGATTTATTACCTCAAGATGAAGGGCACGTGTAATTTAGAAGAATCAGGTCCAAACACATCCAACTCCAGAGACATTCTTAGAATCACTCTGCGTGCAATATCTCCTAGGTACATTCCTGATATCATTTTCTCAAAACCCTATAGCATAGCATATATTTCATTGATCAGTCGCCTGTTTGAATTAACGAACAAAAAGTAACTAACTGTTGAATTTATATTTCATTGATCAGTCGCCTGTTTGAATTATCGAGCAAAAAGTTACTAACTGTTGAATTAATATCACCTGATCATTTGGGTTAGGACTCTCAGCATCCAAGTCAATATCGTATGATGTTCTAGGCAAATGTGACGACCAAAAATTACCCCATTCTACGTTGACCACCTAACATTTTCAGAAATGTTGCAAATTAGAAACGCTAGAAAATGAAAGCAAATATGTCTTATATCAAACATGAAAAATACTTAATCGACACTTGGAAAGTCTACCATGTCTCTTGAAGTAGTAAGGAGGCCTTGAGACTTGATTATCGCATCTGCTCTTTCCAAATAACAGGCATTAGTACCTGTCCCAATGATCACAGCAACCAATGTGTCCTCATCATGATAATGACCCACAGCCAAGGTCCCTACGGTATCATTTATCTGCTTACACAATAAGAATCAATAATGAGTCGATATATAAACCCACATAATGTTTGATGTCAATATTTAGGACTAAaacaaaaaaaggaaaaaagaaaaagagcaaTTGTTTACGTTAGCTAAAAACCAATATCAACTAGAGAAAATAATTAGATAATCTCCTTTATGCTAAACACGAAATGTAAAACCAACTGGGAAAAAACTGCGGCATTTCATCATATAAATGAGAATAACCCTTCATTTACATGTATGAGGCTATCAAATCTAATAGGATAGAACAAAGTGCTTACAAGTGCAGTCACTTGAATATCCAGGCCTTTCCGAGACAATGCATGTTGTAGGCACTGAGAAACATCTCTTCCAACCTAAAAGTAAGCATGGAATCCACACAAAGTTATAATTCAACACATCTCTATTCATAATAATGAATTTAagcaaaaaattaattattcgaatttaatttaagaaaaatGGCCTTCGTATAATCTCTTAGAACTAACTAGCTTGACTGCCAGATTTAACAAAAATTGACATCAGCGTGTAGGAGTAAAGTAAATTTGAAGCAGGTAGTATTGAGACcaattatatggcaagaagtcaTTTGCTTTCAGAAATCCCTTGATTTCTCAATAGAATCTATTGTCATGATGTATTAAAGCATGTTGGATGAGAAAAAAGGGAAAGCAACGTAGACATCTAAGGGGTAAATCAGAGTACtgaaataaaatgacatgtgaTAATAAGTGGTTACTTTAGAACAAATTCCTCCGACATTTTGACACATTTGAAAATAACTGGCAACTTAAGAATAAATTCCCCACCCccacccaaaaaaaaaacaaaaaactacTTATCATCTTCCACTCATTAGGGAAGACAACTAGAACCAACACAAAGAAAACATATTCAACTAACCGTGTCTTCTATAGCGAATCCTTTCGTCCATTTGATTAGAAGTCCTGATGAAAAAGAATTTTGTTTCACCGGAAACGAAAATGTGAAGCCCAGTTCCCTCTTTCCCAACTTTGAAAGCTCGGAAACGTTATCACCCTTTCCAACAAAAACCTTCAATGGTGCGGCTATGAAATCGAAAAGCTCCTGATAGAGGAAACCACAATGAAGAAAAAGGTCAGTGTCCCAATTCTTACAAATTACCTTgaacagaaaaaaaaaaggctAAACTTGCCTACCTCACTTGTGCTAGTCATCAAAGGCTCAGGAATGGGTTGTCGATCTACGTCATGTCCAATAATAGCAGACCTTTGGCCTCCTAGCTGAACCCGCAAGATTCGAAAGTTGGTACCACCAAGATGCAGAGCATAAAAGGTTCCTTTCTCATTCCTGGAGAAATAATGTAAGATTGAACTTAACAAGCAACGCTAAACTTGGGAAACAAAAGGAGTTTAAATTCCAAATAAGGCTTTCTAATTTTATCCAGGCGACAGAGATTTAAAAACACAATTAGGACACTTAAAAGGAGATTGAGCAGTTATATTGCTGAAAATTTTAGCTTTTAATTTGTAACAGATGCATATATAAGCACTGTGAGGCTTGGACTTAACAAAATAGTCATTTGACAcattgaaaaaattaaaatgaaaattattttgtttttatcaGAATTGGGAAAAAAAAGGCACATACAAGCAAGAACTAGAAACACACAAAAAGAATATTAGAACAAAATTTATCTTATAAATGTGAAGAGAGCAAACAAAATAATGATCAACGGCAATAGAATTGAAGAAATCTAAAAAACAGGAACTATTTAACCATAGTGCCCGATGATTTTAACTGGCATTGAAAATAGTTTAGGTATGcaacaaaaataatttcaaagcaACTACATAAAGCATctaaaaataaacaatttaccCCTAAAGAAGGCCTTCTTTAAGGAAACCGAAACAAATTAGATTAATATAATGATCGCAATGGTGTAACaccaataatatataattataaccaaCCATATCAATACCGTCAAACACTTTATATTATCAACGCTCTCCCTTTGGAAGGTAATAAAGAACACAATAATTTTGAAATGATATTATTCCAAAGTTACACCAAAGAAAATACATTGTTTGTTAACCAGAAAATCTTAAACAAGATTACTTAATTAGTGTGGGTTATCCTGAAGTAAAACTGTAGAACCTAGTATACAATCCTATCGAACACCATCAAACTAATTAAGCTTGTCTAAGAACAAAAATGGGGAGCAGATCCtgcaaaaaaaatccaaaacacaacaaaattaaaacatctaaaaaataaaaaaggaaaaggacGATAAATGATAGATGAAATGctataaaaacaaaagaaattataagtaaaaaacaaagagagagaGAACAACAAAGAATAATGCATAGTAAAAACCAGAACAATCAAGCATATTTATAAAGggtaaagaaaaaaataacttGGTGAAGCAAAAACTTATACCCCATTCTTGAAAGCGATACCAACCTTGAAACAGACAGAAAGAAGAATAAACAATCAAGCATTAGCCAAAACACataaaaatttgataacatcaCTGTCAATTACAAAAAATTACAGCAACGAAAAAagcataaaatttgaaaattttcacaCCATTTAAACGAGTAAAATCAATGCCacaaaaaaacacaaaaatgaacACAAGCAACAGCATATTCGAGCACCAAAACATGATGAAAGCAATGAGATAATGAAGAGAGGCACACAAAAGCATTGAACTGTTGAAGGTTTTACCCGCTAGGAAGATCATGAACGTAAGTGAGGAGCATCTTGAGCTTCGAACCTCCCTCGGAAGCAAGCCCTGCGTGCATCTCAACCGCCATGGCATCCACAACCTGGCGCAGCCTCCCCACCGGGGTGGCACAACCTTCCTCCAGCTCCTCCACCACCCTCAGAACCCTCCTCCATCCCATCCTCCTCTTCACCCTCCTCCCCACCATCACAGCCGCCACTACACACGCGGCCACTGCACACCCCGCCGCCAACCCCACCACTACTTTCcccattataaaaaaaaaagactcCCCCTTCCCCCTTCTCACTCACCCCAAAGAAAGAGTAATCAATCCACCATCGTCACAATAACCCGCAATCAACCAATATCAGTCATCAATCCACGACATCCTCCCGCAAGAATCAGATTTTCAGGTCCAATTATCAAAAGAGGGACCACAAAAACGGCGACTCATTAAAGGGCTCGCAGGACGAGAATCGTCTGAATATTTTCCCAATATCCAGCGATTCTTGCCCGCTTCTTTTCCCCCCTCCAATGGCTAAACGGAGTAGAGTTGGCTGCTCTCCAAGGAATAAGAATTCGGAATTGAGAGTGTGTAGGAGAGTGCTTTGGAAAGCGAGCTCAGTTATTTATAGTGAGATTCAAAAGGACATATTTGCCCTTGCAAAATATGGAAATGCCTGATTTGTTACCTTTCTCGTTATAGCGAGGAGGATCTGACAACTATTTTCTGTGTGAAATTACAATTTTGCCActttatcttttttttaaaatatttaaggagactatttatttaatttaatgttgGGTTCTTGGATTAATAATCGATTTTGATgtcagtatatatatatatatgtatatatatatatatatattcatgtttAAAGACAAAAccaatatacatatatatatataatatatatgttaaTTTTGAGTGGcacaatattaataaaataataattttgttttttaaaaaatatttatatatataataaaaggGATCGGGACTTTGTGCTAGGATTTTGGAGCTTCGATTTAAAAAGGTGGTGGATTAATTGGACTTAGTTACCATTTAGTTCGTGTGATAGGATaagtaaataatatataataaaaatgattataaaataaaaactaatgATAAATAACACGTTATGATAAATTATATGAAGTTTGACATGATTTTAACTTGGTtgattatttttgttaattatatTAAGATTACTAAAATGTCGtcatcatatattaattattaatatattattaaaatgattgaataaataaataaaatttttaaatttaatttatttaaaaaattataaataaaattaaactattatattaattattaaattttcattaatttcaATTTCCGTAAACAACTAAAAAATTGATTAATAttatagaaaataattaaaatttgataataacataaatatgcatttattgtgataattaaagtattaataaaaatttgaatattaaataatggttaaaaacaattataatattacggttaaaaataatataataataattaaaatatgattaataataattaaattatttataatattagtcaaatttaaaattatgtttaaatattattaaatttgttgaatttataattattttaaactttaggatatcaaaagaaaatttaaattaatcaaacatCATCCCTTCTCCTTCAAAAGATTATATAACCATCAACGAGATGATTATAATACATACAGTGTGGGCGTGGGCCGAGTGCGGTTGAACAGGCCCATCACAATTTTAATCATACACATCAAATACATGATAAGTGAAAGATTAAGAATCAATCACCCTTTATCATACACACAAAAAAATGTCTTAATGATGATGATATGGACTTTTTGTTGGATTAATGGTGGGCTTTTAGGCTTATGGGATTTCCATGTGAGTGAATGGAAATTTGGAAAGGTGGGTTTGTCCCACATTGGAAACATGAAGTGGTATAGATAAGTTATATTGTGTTACACTTTATGGATGTGTAACTATGATTGGTCAAGAGGCTCTTCTCTCGCGCACACAGGCGCAGGGGGTGCAAATCATGGGCCCGATTTGCAGGGTAAAAAAGGCTTGACTCGTGTGCAAGCGTACGGGCGCGTCGAATGTCGGACCGATCAAGGCAAAATTTGCCTAGCAGTCTATGccatcttttgttattttttttcagtTGAGACCTTTCACATGCCTTTGCGACCTATCGCATGGCATAACTGTTGGTGCTTCATCTCCCCAACTGTTGGTGCTTCATCTACCATCTTTAAGGCATATTTAAGGCAACATGTGACCTTTCATATGGATgatattgacatgtataaatAGGGGATGTGCCTAGCCTAGAAAGAGAGACCGAAAAATCCACTTACTCCTGCTGCTACAGTTCATCTGCTTATTCTGCTACAGTAGAACTTCTGCTACAGTGCTTCCGTTCTGCTACAGTAGTGCTTCGTGCTACAGTTCTTCTGTTCTGCTACAGTACTGTTCGTTCTGCTACAGTACTTCTGCTTGTTCTGCTGCAGTACTGCTTCTGCTTGTTCTGCTTCTGCTCCGTTCACTGATAAAGTTCGGGTACTGCTTTTGTGCTGCAACTCTGCTGGTTTGCTagttgtatcctgggaaacagacgtctGCTGAATCCTTGGAGCACATACCGGAGGgggcgaatctgttttaaggaaactgtacaagctacaggcctcggtttgatttaattaagaATTATTCTATTGTTTTCCTCAAGATACTGATTTGTTGGTTTTATACATTAGTCATACTCTACTGTGAACAGCACGCTTGTTTGATTTAGTGCATATCTATGCTATTTTTTCCATATATTTTTATCAACACTTTTTCTTAatgatataaattatatttgaaaggGATGAGACAAGCTTTTGTCCTTGGATTTGGATTCTTTTATGTTTGGTGACCCTGAGTGTATTTACATTACAATTTTAATGATGATGAAGTGATTTTAGTATGATTTATCATAGGTCGAGTTTTTATCGTTTTATTGATATTACAATTTATAATCATCTATTCAAACATTATGTATTAATCAATTTTTCATGATCATTAATGGGACGTGTTGTAAAACTATATTCTTTTGAAGGTGTTTAATATAAGATAACATATTAGTGTTGACATAACTTAGATCTATATAATaagatttttatattattaaaacacaaaaaaatttatgagacagaagtcttatttgagttactcattaaaaaatagtattttatgcttaaaaatattacttattattgtaaatatgtgtATGATTGAGTTGTTTCACGGAACAAAATATAtgaaaccatctcacaagaaacctactatTATCGAAACTATTAATCGATTATAAAACTCACAAATTTGATTATATTctttttatatgtatatataccataaactaaacattttatattttttgaattCGAGCACATAAAAAAGTCAAGATAATCAATCTTACGAAAATTCAAAcaaaaataaacgtaatgtaCAAAACAGACATTTTAGTATGGCGAGAGTATAAATAAACGACGACGTGTTTTGGCCCTTTCCCGGTGCTGGGTCGTACGTGACGCCAGCTGTGATCCGCTAATTCCAGCTGTGCATCGAAAACCACACCATtcattcccaattcccatgacTAGCAgacattttcctttttcttttttgttttatttttatttttatttatgaactTGAAATaaagtatataatataatataaatatataaaagtaaGAACATAAGATAGACGAAGTGAATTttatcttatatttttttatatgtgttttaaataaaatattattttcacaaaattaatctgcaagatcgtctcacaataatttttataataaatatataagagATGCTAGAATGAACAATACATCTTTTATAAGAAGACTTAAAGAGAGGTTTATATGGAAATTAACATTACCCCctttttaatgatatataatgTGTGATGATtatgtctcttgtaagacgatcttacgaatctttatctgtgagacggatcaaccctaccgatattcacaataaaaaataatacttgttgcataaaacataatattttttatggatgacccaaataatatatatgtctcacaaaatacgacacgtgagaccgtctcacacaaatttttgtcatatgTGATATATCAGACCttaaggcatagtttggtatATGAGATAAGGgagagattgataaataatctcCTTATCCATGTTTGGTACCTTTTTA from Primulina tabacum isolate GXHZ01 chromosome 3, ASM2559414v2, whole genome shotgun sequence encodes:
- the LOC142539271 gene encoding hexokinase-3-like isoform X1; this translates as MGKVVVGLAAGCAVAACVVAAVMVGRRVKRRMGWRRVLRVVEELEEGCATPVGRLRQVVDAMAVEMHAGLASEGGSKLKMLLTYVHDLPSGNEKGTFYALHLGGTNFRILRVQLGGQRSAIIGHDVDRQPIPEPLMTSTSEELFDFIAAPLKVFVGKGDNVSELSKLGKRELGFTFSFPVKQNSFSSGLLIKWTKGFAIEDTVGRDVSQCLQHALSRKGLDIQVTALINDTVGTLAVGHYHDEDTLVAVIIGTGTNACYLERADAIIKSQGLLTTSRDMVVNVEWGNFWSSHLPRTSYDIDLDAESPNPNDQGFEKMISGMYLGDIARRVILRMSLELDVFGPDSSKLHVPFILRTPLMAAMHDDESPDLREVSRVLKDILEIPDVPLNIRKLIVKVCDIVTCRAARLAAAGIVGILKKIGRDGSGGVAGGKARPKVGSQIKMKRTVVAIEGGLYTNYTLFREYLNEAMAQILGEDVAPYVIIKVTEDGSGIGAALLAASHSASSVVDTVL
- the LOC142539271 gene encoding hexokinase-3-like isoform X2; amino-acid sequence: MGKVVVGLAAGCAVAACVVAAVMVGRRVKRRMGWRRVLRVVEELEEGCATPVGRLRQVVDAMAVEMHAGLASEGGSKLKMLLTYVHDLPSGNEKGTFYALHLGGTNFRILRVQLGGQRSAIIGHDVDRQPIPEPLMTSTSEELFDFIAAPLKVFVGKGDNVSELSKLGKRELGFTFSFPVKQNSFSSGLLIKWTKGFAIEDTINDTVGTLAVGHYHDEDTLVAVIIGTGTNACYLERADAIIKSQGLLTTSRDMVVNVEWGNFWSSHLPRTSYDIDLDAESPNPNDQGFEKMISGMYLGDIARRVILRMSLELDVFGPDSSKLHVPFILRTPLMAAMHDDESPDLREVSRVLKDILEIPDVPLNIRKLIVKVCDIVTCRAARLAAAGIVGILKKIGRDGSGGVAGGKARPKVGSQIKMKRTVVAIEGGLYTNYTLFREYLNEAMAQILGEDVAPYVIIKVTEDGSGIGAALLAASHSASSVVDTVL